A window from Primulina huaijiensis isolate GDHJ02 chromosome 11, ASM1229523v2, whole genome shotgun sequence encodes these proteins:
- the LOC140988641 gene encoding aspartic proteinase NANA, chloroplast: MVMCWQKRDFFLLIILIFVATNSGAKLVQGHEISAGSKLELIHRDDLLRNLQDGVNPVSTFQRIKQMLYHDTIRFRAISSRPRLKHGGVSSIRRQAQEKTGYYQASTNGGSSSGGEMPMNSGADYGTGQYFVHLKVGTPAQKVTLIADTGSELTWTKCKYRCNGAQCGIGNSRNRRVFRADDSSTFKTVTCSSSMCKIELANLFSLAQCPSPRDPCAYDYRYLDGSSTIGVFANETVTFSLTNGKKTRLENVLVGCSGSSRGQSFEAADGIIGLGYSNHSFAFKAAKRFGGKFSYCLVDHLSPKNVSSYLIFGSYYETDISPIKLQYTELVLGVIPPFYAVNMKGMSIGGILLEIPIEVWNVNGVGGVIVDSGSSLTFLTQPAYQPVMDALKPSLSGYKTLNLDFGPLEYCFNSTGFDKSLVPRLVFHFADGAIFEPPVKSYVIDAATGVKCLGFVNATWPGTSVIGNIMQQNNFWEFDIAKGRLGFASSSCSS; encoded by the exons ATGGTAATGTGTTGGCAGAAAAGAGACTTTTTCTTGTTAATCATCCTGATCTTTGTAGCAACTAACTCAGGAGCAAAGCTCGTGCAAGGTCATGAAATTTCAGCTGGAAGTAAACTGGAGTTGATTCACAGGGATGATCTGCTAAGAAACCTGCAAGATGGGGTCAATCCCGTTTCGACGTTTCAGCGAATAAAGCAAATGCTCTACCATGATACGATTCGTTTTCGAGCGATTTCGAGTAGACCGAGGCTAAAACATGGCGGCGTCAGTTCCATCAGACGACAAGCCCAGGAAAAAACCGGTTATTATCAAGCCTCCACAAATGGCGGCAGCAGCAGTGGGGGAGAAATGCCGATGAATTCCGGCGCGGATTATGGAACAGGACAGTATTTTGTGCACCTCAAAGTTGGAACCCCCGCACAAAAAGTTACCCTTATTGCTGACACCGGAAGTGAATTGACTTGGACGAAGTGCAAGTATAGGTGTAATGGTGCACAATGCGGGATCGGAAATTCGAGGAATCGGCGGGTTTTTCGTGCTGATGATTCGTCCACATTCAAGACTGTGACTTGCTCTTCGAGCATGTGCAAGATTGAGCTTGCAAATCTGTTCTCCCTGGCTCAGTGCCCTTCTCCAAGGGATCCGTGTGCCTACGATTACAG GTACTTAGATGGATCATCTACAATAGGAGTCTTTGCAAACGAGACTGTAACATTCAGCCTAACAAACGGCAAGAAGACGCGCCTCGAAAATGTGCTGGTTGGGTGCAGTGGATCTTCCCGTGGCCAAAGTTTTGAGGCTGCAGATGGGATCATAGGGCTAGGCTACAGCAACCATTCATTTGCATTTAAAGCAGCAAAAAGATTTGGTGGCAAGTTCTCATATTGTCTAGTTGATCACTTAAGCCCCAAGAACGTATCAAGCTACCTCATCTTCGGCTCCTACTACGAAACTGACATATCCCCTATAAAACTTCAATACACGGAGCTAGTTTTAGGAGTGATCCCTCCATTTTATGCTGTAAATATGAAAGGGATGTCaataggaggcatactgttggAAATCCCAATAGAAGTGTGGAATGTGAATGGCGTAGGGGGGGTGATAGTCGACTCTGGTTCGAGCCTAACATTCTTGACTCAACCGGCATATCAGCCTGTAATGGATGCTCTGAAGCCATCACTTTCGGGTTATAAGACCTTGAATCTGGACTTTGGACCACTAGAATACTGCTTCAACTCGACGGGTTTCGATAAATCTTTGGTGCCAAGACTGGTGTTCCATTTCGCGGATGGAGCAATATTTGAACCCCCGGTGAAGAGTTATGTGATTGATGCCGCTACTGGTGTTAAATGCCTCGGATTTGTGAATGCTACTTGGCCTGGTACCTCTGTGATTGGCAATATAATGCAACAGAACAATTTCTGGGAATTTGATATTGCCAAAGGTAGACTGGGTTTTGCTAGCTCATCTTGCTCTTCCTGA